In Pseudomonas sp. MYb327, one DNA window encodes the following:
- the waaA gene encoding lipid IV(A) 3-deoxy-D-manno-octulosonic acid transferase, whose protein sequence is MNRTLYTALFYLGLPLVAIRLWLRARKAPAYAKRVGERFSFGMPAMKPGGIWVHAVSVGESIAAAPMIRALLQRYPQLPITVTCMTPTGSERIQALFANEPRIQHCYLPYDLPCAAKRFLDRVHPKLAVIMETELWPNHIHQCAKRGIPVALANARLSERSARGYGRFSKLTGPMLAEMSLFAVQTEAEAQRFRQLGARAETVEVTGSIKFDLTIDPQLLRRAVELRGQWQAQERPVWIAASTHEGEDEVVLAAHRQLLASHPDTLLILVPRHPERFNPMFDLCRQQGFATVRRSSGEPVTATTSVLLGDTMGELLFLYALADIAFVGGSLVPNGGHNLLEPAALAKPVLSGPHLFNFLEIASQLRNAGALLEVEDAEGLALAVQRLVELPRDAQRMADAGLKVMRTNQGALQRLLDGLGRLINR, encoded by the coding sequence ATGAATAGAACTCTCTACACCGCGCTGTTTTACCTGGGGCTGCCATTGGTAGCGATTCGGTTGTGGCTGCGGGCGCGCAAGGCGCCGGCCTATGCAAAACGTGTCGGCGAGCGTTTCTCCTTTGGGATGCCGGCGATGAAGCCCGGTGGAATCTGGGTGCATGCGGTTTCGGTAGGCGAAAGCATTGCCGCGGCGCCAATGATTCGCGCCTTGCTGCAACGTTACCCACAACTGCCGATCACCGTGACCTGCATGACGCCGACCGGTTCGGAACGCATCCAGGCGTTGTTTGCCAACGAACCGCGCATCCAGCACTGCTATCTGCCGTATGACTTGCCATGTGCCGCCAAACGCTTCCTTGATCGGGTTCATCCAAAACTGGCGGTGATCATGGAAACCGAGCTCTGGCCCAACCATATCCATCAATGCGCCAAGCGCGGGATTCCCGTGGCGTTGGCCAATGCGCGATTGTCCGAACGTTCTGCCAGGGGCTATGGCCGCTTCAGCAAACTGACCGGGCCGATGCTCGCCGAGATGAGCCTGTTCGCGGTGCAAACCGAAGCTGAAGCCCAGCGTTTTCGGCAGTTGGGCGCGCGGGCGGAAACCGTCGAAGTCACCGGCTCGATCAAGTTCGACCTGACCATCGACCCGCAACTGTTGCGGCGTGCGGTCGAGTTGCGCGGCCAATGGCAGGCCCAGGAGCGCCCGGTGTGGATTGCCGCCAGTACCCATGAGGGCGAAGACGAAGTGGTGCTGGCGGCCCATCGTCAGTTGCTGGCAAGCCATCCCGACACGCTGTTGATTCTGGTGCCGCGCCATCCGGAGCGTTTCAATCCGATGTTCGATTTGTGTCGGCAGCAGGGCTTTGCCACGGTCCGTCGCTCCAGCGGCGAACCGGTCACGGCCACGACCTCGGTGCTGTTGGGCGACACCATGGGCGAGTTGCTGTTTCTGTATGCCTTGGCGGACATCGCGTTCGTTGGCGGCAGCCTGGTACCCAACGGCGGGCATAACTTGCTGGAACCGGCGGCCCTGGCCAAACCGGTTCTGAGTGGCCCGCACCTGTTCAACTTCCTCGAAATCGCTTCACAGTTGCGCAACGCCGGGGCGTTACTGGAAGTGGAAGATGCCGAAGGATTGGCATTGGCGGTGCAACGCCTGGTCGAATTGC